One region of Oryza sativa Japonica Group chromosome 5, ASM3414082v1 genomic DNA includes:
- the LOC4339662 gene encoding umecyanin, whose amino-acid sequence MASRTQYAFLLLSAFMASLFAGSAAGVYHIIGAGKGWRMAPNKTYYADWARTRNISVGDKLMFLYRSGVYNIVEVPTKELFDACSMRNITNRWQNGPTIIELTQPGPRYYFCGVGKHCEEGEKVAINVSVSAPTLPDSDADADDDDADDSDSSAATPATAADLLIYLAGLAACLLPALLLI is encoded by the exons ATGGCGAGCAGGACGCAGTACGCCTTCTTGCTCCTCTCGGCCTTCATGGCCTCCCTCTTCGCCGGCTCGGCCGCCGGAGTTTACCACATCATCGGCGCCGGCAAGGGGTGGCGGATGGCTCCCAACAAGACCTACTACGCGGACTGGGCTCGCACCAGGAACATCAGCGTCGGCGACAAGCTCA TGTTCCTGTACCGGAGCGGGGTGTACAACATCGTGGAGGTGCCGACCAAGGAGCTGTTCGACGCGTGCAGCATGAGGAACATCACAAACCGGTGGCAGAACGGGCCGACCATCATCGAGCTCACCCAGCCCGGGCCGCGCTACTACTTCTGCGGCGTCGGCAAGCACTGCGAGGAAGGCGAGAAGGTGGCCATCAACGTCTCCGTCTCCGCGCCCACGTTGCCCgactccgacgccgacgccgacgacgacgacgcggacgaCAGCGACAGCTCGGCCGccacgccggccaccgccgccgaccttCTCATCTacctcgccggcctcgccgcgtGCTTGCTGCCGGCATTGTTGCTAATATGA
- the LOC4339663 gene encoding protein SUPPRESSOR OF PHYA-105 1, with product MAGTHGFRRVGVVEMEAATAAEVAGAGSGTDGDLQIKGSKENGQTAEQPAASEALEMPSTPLPLPRDIDWSEHFSFFNSVGGFGGSMDGARGLTSVGLSNSESRPDSVTQIQSCLNNADERVEELTLKNCISSDAQHEVSAGGSTSSGEKPTVMRGLWGNFTRMSWRASDVANREKLAANRGDVANLRVGDMPIRENLAVSFGNNMISRNDASNKEMGMSHGDHANNEFNLPFGNQQPFLSPRPNQNEQRVERENALIVSSFSARILDQMRSKNVTPSSGVQSFPFKSVLKGKGVVYQGAREEIQVQGNARTRAPMDKIRKIPNIPQDSMARMDGTIFGSGGNVLEPQCEGTSLRELIKPARQTMSKFEKMHFFKQILDLVDKSHAQGFSLQHLRPSYFTISASNQVKYIGSYGTQDLSAPSKLDIATDDIFNTKRYLDPKVESQDSNGDNASITKYQKVGEQGSIAVRRPVHTFWANHRGGNQSEGVDPGALWQGNSSCTVRERFKAAEPFYGGSMPYAQRPSSSGNQQSVFELRMLEESWYRSPEEISQLKGILPSNIYSLGVLLFELFCCCETWEVHCAAMSDLRHRILPPNFLSESPKEAGFCLWLLHPDPCSRPKARDILGCDLINEGRDLSLLDNKTPVAVNEEDTESGLLLGFLSQLKEEKEMHAAKLSADLASLETDIAEVEKRHSMRMGFSLEDMDVLAGSNDLSGASACALGGASLSGLPPSLCRSSIYEERVMRNLEQLENAYYSMRSTIDTSEANIIKRVDNDALRVRQNFHELHSDANAIDEQADPLGWFFDGLCKYARYSRFEVRGILKNADILNSPNVICSLSFDRDEEYFAAAGVSKKIKIFEFDALLNDRVDIHYPLIEMPSKSKLSCVCWNSYIKNYLASTDYDGTVQLWDASSGQGFTQFTEHRKRAWSVSFSEVDPTKLASGSDDCCVKVWSINQKNCTDTIRNVANVCCVQFSPYSSRMLAFGSADYKIYCYDLRNTRIPWCTISGHGKAVSYVRFLDPETLISASTDNTLKIWDLNQTNSSGLSTDACSMTLSGHTNEKNFVGLSVHDGYITCGSENNEVFSYYKTFPMPITSHKFGSIDPITGQETNDDNQQFVSSVCWRGRSNMVVAANSTGSIKVLELV from the exons ATGGCGGGGACGCATGGTTTTCGTAGGGTAGGCGTGGTCGAGAtggaagcggcgacggcggctgagGTGGCCGGTGCCGGCAGCGGCACGGATGGCGATTTGCAGATTAAAGGCAGCAAGGAGAATGGTCAGACTGCGGAGCAGCCGGCGGCCAGCGAGGCGCTTGAGATGCCCTCCACTCCGCTCCCGCTCCCGAGGGACATAGATTGGTCGGAGCATTTCTCCTTCTTCAATTCGGTGGGCGGGTTTGGGGGCAGCATGGATGGCGCGAGGGGCTTGACTAGTGTTGGCCTATCTAATTCTGAGTCGAGGCCGGATAGTGTAACCCAGATCCAGAGCTGTTTGAACAATGCAGACGAGAGGGTTGAGGAGCTCACATTGAAAAATTGCATCAGCTCCGATGCGCAACATGAGGTTTCAGCTGGTGGAAGCACGAGCAGCGGGGAGAAGCCTACAGTTATGAGGGGTCTGTGGGGTAATTTTACAAGGATGTCATGGAGAGCTAGCGACGTGGCTAACAGGGAAAAATTAGCAGCGAATCGTGGTGACGTTGCAAACTTGAGGGTCGGTGACATGCCCATCAGGGAAAATTTGGCGGTGAGCTTCGGCAACAATATGATCTCACGAAATGATGCATCCAACAAGGAAATGGGAATGAGCCATGGGGATCATGCGAATAACGAGTTCAATTTGCCGTTTGGTAATCAGCAGCCTTTTCTGTCTCCACGGCCTAATCAGAATGAGCAGCGAGTTGAAAGGGAGAATGCTCTCATAGTGAGTAGCTTTTCAGCTAGAATTCTGGATCAGATGAGGAGTAAGAATGTAACACCTTCGTCTGGGGTTCAGAGCTTCCCATTTAAGAGTGTGTTGAAGGGTAAAGGTGTTGTATATCAAGGTGCACGAGAGGAGATCCAAGTTCAAGGTAATGCAAGGACCAGAGCCCCTATGGATAAGATTCGCAAGATCCCTAACATACCACAGGATTCCATGGCTAGAATGGATGGTACAATCTTTGGCAGTGGTGGAAATGTTTTAGAACCACAGTGCGAGGGAACCAGCCTAAGGGAACTAATTAAGCCTGCACGCCAAACAATGAGCAAGTTTGAGAAAATGCACTTCTTTAAGCAGATTCTTGATCTCGTAGACAAATCTCATGCCCAGGGTTTTAGTTTACAGCATTTGCGCCCATCATACTTTACTATCTCAGCCTCAAACCAAGTAAAATATATTGGTTCTTATGGTACCCAAGATTTATCAGCCCCAAGCAAACTGGATATTGCGACGGAtgatattttcaatacaaaaagATACCTTGATCCCAAAGTTGAGTCCCAAGATTCTAATGGCGATAATGCTTCAATCACAAAGTATCAAAAAGTTGGTGAACAAGGATCCATTGCTGTAAGGCGACCAGTGCATACCTTTTGGGCTAATCACAGAGGGGGCAACCAAAGTGAAGGTGTTGATCCTGGTGCTTTGTGGCAGGGCAATTCGAGCTGCACTGTCCGAGAACGTTTTAAGGCTGCAGAACCTTTCTATGGTGGCAGTATGCCCTATGCTCAACGACCATCAAGTTCTGGCAACCAACAGTCAGTATTTGAATTGAGGATGCTGGAGGAAAGCTGGTACAGAAGTCCAGAAGAGATCAGTCAGTTGAAAGGCATACTTCCATCAAACATCTACAGCCTTGGGGTTCTTTTGTTTGAG CTCTTTTGCTGCTGTGAAACATGGGAGGTACATTGTGCTGCAATGTCAGATCTCCGTCATCGCATTTTGCCCCCAAATTTTCTTTCAGAAAGTCCTAAAGAAGCTGGTTTCTGTCTTTGGTTACTCCATCCAGATCCCTGTTCTCGGCCTAAGGCAAG AGATATTCTAGGGTGTGACTTGATAAATGAGGGTCGAGATTTGTCcttgttagataataaaacaccAGTTGCTGTCAATGAAGAAGACACCGAATCTGGTTTGCTACTGGGCTTCCTTTCTCAACTCAAGGAAGAAAAGGAGATGCACGCTGCCAAATTGTCAGCTGATCTTGCGAGCTTGGAAACAGATATCGCAGAGGTTGAGAAAAGACACTCAATGAGGATGGGATTTAGTTTAGAGGACATGGATGTACTGGCAGGTTCTAATGATCTCTCAGGAGCTTCTGCATGTGCCCTGGGAGGTGCATCACTCTCAGGTTTGCCACCATCTTTGTGCAGATCGAGCATATATGAGGAGCGGGTCATGAGAAACTTGGAGCAGCTTGAAAATGCATATTACTCCATGAGGTCCACCATTGACACATCGGAGGCCAATATAATTAAACGAGTTGATAATGATGCTTTAAGGGTTCGTCAAAATTTTCACGAGCTGCATAGTGATGCTAATGCTATCGATGAGCAAGCAGACCCCCTTGGATGGTTTTTCGATGGCTTATGCAAGTATGCCCGGTATAGTAGGTTTGAAGTACGGGGAATTCTGAAGAATGCAGATATACTTAACTCACCAAATGTGATTTGTTCGTTAAGTTTTGATCGGGATGAAGAATattttgctgctgctggtgtttcaaagaaaattaaaatatttgaatttgatgCCCTTTTAAATGATCGTGTTGATATTCATTACCCATTGATAGAGATGCCTAGCAAATCCAAGCTTAGCTGTGTCTGTTGGAACAGCTACATAAAAAATTACTTGGCATCAACAGACTACGATGGCACTGTTCAG TTGTGGGATGCAAGCTCGGGTCAAGGATTCACGCAGTTTACGGAGCACCGAAAAAGAGCTTGGTCTGTAAGTTTCTCAGAGGTGGATCCAACTAAATTGGCAAGTGGAAGTGATGATTGCTGCGTGAAAGTTTGGAGTATTAACCAG AAAAATTGCACTGATACCATCAGAAACGTGGCCAACGTGTGCTGTGTACAGTTCTCCCCATACTCCTCTCGTATGTTAGCTTTTGGCTCGGCTGATTATAAGATATACTGTTATGATCTGAGGAATACAAGAATCCCATGGTGTACTATTTCTGGGCATGGAAAAGCTGTCAGCTATGTACGATTCTTGGATCCAGAAACACTTATCTCTGCATCAACTGATAACACCTTGAAAATATGGGATCTCAACCAGACTAATTCCAGTGGATTATCTACTGATGCCTGCAGTATGACGTTGAGTGGCCATACCAATGAGAAG AATTTTGTGGGGTTATCTGTTCACGATGGATACATAACTTGTGGTTCTGAAAATAATGAA GTATTTTCTTATTACAAAACCTTTCCCATGCCAATAACTTCTCACAAGTTCGGTTCAATCGACCCAATAACTGGACAAGAGACAAATGATGATAACCAACAATTTGTGTCCAGTGTTTGCTGGCGAGGGAGGTCGAACATGGTAGTGGCTGCCAATTCTACTGGCAGCATTAAAGTGCTTGAGCTTGTGTGA
- the LOC4339664 gene encoding protein WHAT'S THIS FACTOR 1 homolog, chloroplastic-like — MDAKLLLLPFPSPPATLHHHPPPPKSLFLGASLPLLHPPPPLRLLRPGAPRRLAVVAQAAVKRRKEIPFDNVIQRDKKLKLVLKLRNILVSNPDRVMSLRDLGRFRRDLGLTRKRRLIALLKRFPGVFEVVEEGVYSLRFRLTPAAERLYLDELHLKNESEGLAVTKLRKLLMMSQDKRILIEKIAHLKNDLGLPPEFRDTICLRYPQYFRVVQMDRGPGLELTHWDPELAVSAAEVAEEENRAREEQERNLIIDRPLKFNRVKLPQGLKLSRGEARRVAQFKEMPYISPYSDFSHLRSGSAEKEKHACGVVHEILSLTLEKRTLVDHLTHFREEFRFSQSLRGMLIRHPDMFYVSLKGDRDSVFLREAYKNSQLVEKSKLVLLKEKMRALVAVPRFPRRGVPATSEEADRTNGAAQMLSEGSDVEDDEDEGLSDMEDLISEISGGKSDTDYHWGDGWVGENDDSPPDFEDDDGSSLKEVKVTMKKTANSANGKAHVPVFPDGRPRERW; from the coding sequence ATGGACGCCaagctgctcctcctccccttcccctcgccgccggccactctccaccaccacccgccgcccccCAAATCCCTCTTCCTCGGCGCCTCCCTCCCGctcctccacccgccgccgccgctgcggctgctgcggccCGGCGCCCCGCGGCggctggcggtggtggcgcaggCCGCCGTGAAGCGGCGCAAGGAGATCCCGTTCGACAACGTCATCCAGCGCGACAAGAAGCTCAAGCTGGTGCTCAAGCTCCGCAACATCCTCGTCTCCAACCCGGACCGCGTCATGAGCCTCCGCGACCTCGGCCGCTTCCGCCGCGACCTCGGCCTCACCCGCAAGCGCCGCCTCATCGCGCTCCTCAAGCGGTTCCCGGGTGTCTTCGAGGTCGTCGAGGAGGGCGTCTACTCGCTCAGGTTCCGCCTTACCCCGGCCGCCGAGCGCCTCTACCTCGACGAGCTCCACCTCAAGAATGAGTCCGAGGGCCTAGCCGTCACCAAGCTCCGCAAGCTCCTCATGATGTCGCAGGACAAGCGCATCCTCATTGAGAAGATTGCGCACCTCAAGAACGATCTTGGACTCCCGCCGGAGTTCCGCGACACTATCTGCCTCAGGTACCCACAGTACTTCCGCGTCGTCCAGATGGACCGAGGGCCAGGGCTGGAGCTCACTCATTGGGACCCTGAATTGGCGGTGTCGGCAGCGGAGGTTGCCGAGGAGGAGAATCGAGCGAGGGAAGAACAAGAGAGGAATCTGATCATTGACCGGCCACTCAAGTTTAATCGGGTGAAGCTACCACAGGGGCTGAAATTATCAAGAGGGGAGGCGCGCAGGGTTGCGCAATTCAAGGAAATGCCATACATTTCGCCGTACTCTGACTTCTCGCATCTGCGATCCGGGTCGGCTGAGAAGGAGAAGCATGCTTGCGGCGTAGTTCATGAGATTTTGAGCCTGACACTTGAGAAGCGCACGCTGGTGGATCATCTGACACACTTCCGGGAGGAATTCCGGTTCTCGCAATCTCTGCGTGGTATGCTAATTCGCCACCCAGACATGTTTTACGTGTCGCTTAAGGGGGACAGGGACTCGGTCTTCCTCCGTGAGGCATACAAGAACTCCCAGTTGGTCGAGAAGAGCAAACTCGTGCTGCTTAAGGAGAAGATGAGGGCTCTTGTTGCAGTCCCACGCTTCCCTAGAAGGGGTGTGCCGGCAACTAGTGAGGAGGCTGATAGAACCAATGGAGCTGCGCAAATGCTGAGTGAAGGAAGCGATGtagaagatgatgaagacgagggATTGTCGGATATGGAAGACTTAATTAGTGAGATTTCTGGTGGCAAATCTGACACAGACTACCACTGGGGAGATGGCTGGGTTGGCGAGAATGATGACTCGCCACCAGACTTCGAAGACGATGATGGCTCAAGTCTTAAAGAAGTCAAGGTGACTATGAAGAAAACTGCTAATTCTGCCAATGGCAAGGCACATGTTCCTGTTTTTCCTGATGGCAGACCAAGGGAACGATGGTAA